The following coding sequences lie in one Arachis ipaensis cultivar K30076 chromosome B03, Araip1.1, whole genome shotgun sequence genomic window:
- the LOC107633259 gene encoding F-box protein CPR30-like → MVRIILSNNYTDNSWETIVEVYRFGESSWRNIDSFSAFLLAIEDDGMYIGGTLNWLALRNMQGAVYDSGAVTLDMLVIFSLELKSETYKQILLPNGIDELPSHKPSLNVWGNCLYLSHDYKRTHFIVWQMKEFGDENSWTQLLKISFQHINVELLLPLFIRENGDIFVLRVSNGDISKIVLYDQRINSVDHIILDQSHFPVTNDYVESLV, encoded by the coding sequence ATGGTAAGAATAATATTAAGTAACAACTATACCGATAATTCTTGGGAAACAATTGTGGAAGTTTATAGGTTCGGTGAGAGTTCTTGGAGGAACATCGATAGTTTTTCTGCCTTTCTACTTGCTATTGAAGATGATGGCATGTACATCGGTGGCACTCTTAATTGGCTTGCACTCCGGAACATGCAGGGTGCTGTTTATGATTCGGGTGCTGTTACACTTGATATGTTAGTGATTTTTTCGCTTGAGCTGAAATCGGAGACATATAAACAGATTCTGCTGCCTAATGGTATTGATGAGCTCCCCAGTCATAAGCCAAGTCTAAATGTTTGGGGAAATTGTCTGTATCTTTCTCATGATTACAAGAGAACTCATTTTATTGTGTGGCAAATGAAGGAGTTTGGAGATGAAAACTCTTGGACTCAATTGTTAAAGATTAGTTTTCAGCATATCAATGTTGAGCTGCTGTTGCCTTTGTTTATACGTGAGAATGGAGATATCTTTGTGCTTAGAGTGAGTAACGGGGACATTTCTAAGATAGTTTTATATGACCAGAGAATTAATAGTGTTGACCATA